A DNA window from Octopus sinensis linkage group LG25, ASM634580v1, whole genome shotgun sequence contains the following coding sequences:
- the LOC115224282 gene encoding plasma kallikrein has protein sequence MYTLLSVLCLVTILSRASAKPPVTHIVDGSPAEECQFPSIVHLQFEVYDGIIECGGTLLSKNHVLTAAHCFPDDFYIYGSSVNIGTTNNTVTGQHLTFVKDYAIHTEFSTDPMRNDIAILSLEKPVKYNRCMKAARLPKIGETFTDKRCIAAGWGQTGSKEESSEKLLHVTMPVIDHDECVSKMDYASLNEQHICAGDFKTGGASTCMGDSGGPLYCPSSNGKMVLAGITSFGYDCQHDAAIFTNVAYYKRWIKSLMKIL, from the exons CTCCAGTAACACATATTGTTGATGGTTCACCTGCCGAAGAATGCCAGTTCCCTTCAATTGTCCATCTTCAATTTGAAGTATATGATGGAATAATTGAATGTGGTGGAACCCTGTTGAGCAAGAACCATGTTTTGACAGCAGCCCATTGCTT CCCCGATGATTTCTACATCTATGGCAGTTCTGTTAATATTGGAACCACCAATAACACAGTGACAGGACAGCACTTAACGTTTGTTAAAGACTATGCAATCCACACTGAATTTAGCACAGATCCAATGC GCAATGACATTGCCATATTATCCCTGGAAAAACCTGTCAAGTATAATCGCTGTATGAAAGCTGCCCGTCTTCCCAAAATAGGAGAGACATTCACCGATAAACGATGCATAGCTGCCGGTTGGGGCCAGACCGGAT ctaAGGAAGAATCATCAGAAAAATTGCTACATGTCACAATGCCTGTGATCGACCATGATGAGTGCGTTTCCAAGATGGATTATGCTTCTCTCAACGAGCAACATATCTGTGCTGGAGACTTCAAAACTGGAGGTGCCAGCACCTGCATG GGTGATTCTGGAGGCCCTCTCTATTGTCCCTCAAGCAATGGTAAAATGGTACTGGCTGGGATCACATCTTTTGGCTACGATTGCCAACATGATGCAGCCATCTTCACAAATGTTGCCTATTACAAAAGATGGATTAAATCTTTGATGAAGATTCTGTAA